The genomic stretch AATGAAGATATACTGTGATTTATTGTACCACTAGGGGCTTActggtggcacggtagtatttcctggcccataagggataatgatagcctttttagaattttcaccactttctaacactgcaaaaaattctacattcacagttaactgaattactttcattttactattcagaaatgaatttgaatatgtatcatgaccgtttactttttttgctattttaaaaaattaaggccactagtacttttagatCTTTtacggtgcagtgaatacaaaattaaaaaaaattctcaaaaattcattttcatctgtatgtaaaattatttcatatttttctacacctgattcatccctcagtttgggaaaatatgttcagttgatactgtattttttgtccaatcacactgtttagatacattaacctaagtaAGGTACACAAaggagcaacctaaattctggaatgcaaatactaccgtgccacctactACGGTCTCGAACGATCGGTAAAAAGTCAACCAAACTGGACTTTTTGAATCCGGATGCAATTTCGGTATTTCTAAATGAATTTTCATTAGGCTTTGGACATTCAAATTATTATACGTAAAATTTACTATATTTCAGATATGACATGATATACTACATGCTGCATACACAATAAAAGAGAgagaagaaaaaagacaaaacacgCAGTCATAATTTAGTtagttaataaatttaaaatcattattaaataataaaacgtTGTTCCCCTTTTTTATTCGGTAATTATGTTTTTTGGGGAAACccagatgtacatgtatgtggcTAAATACCAGTTTAAAGTGTTTAAACAATAAATACCACAACgtgtcaaaaaaagaaaaaaaaagaaacttgtTCAAGACATGAATACGGATAACCGATCGGTGTTAAGTAGTGTTAAACGTTTAGAGCAAGTTTAACTGCCCATTATGCTGTAAGTTTTGTAGCTAAAAGTGTAACGATATTTTAAAATAGTCCAAACCTTGTACCGCGGGTGCATTTTGAATGTTTGGTAAATTGCGAAatgttttactttaatattttttatttttctaataaatCATCTGATTTTTTAAGGCTTGATATTCAGTATTGGACATAACTTTACTAGAAATATTTCtctgatttaagaaaattaaagataaataatatttaaaaaatagaataGCGATTATTACTTTACAGTTGAGTTCTTTTGTTGATTAACCTTTGTGGTACAGATGATCTAATTTCTATTTAGGACAAGCAAAGGCATTAATTGATATACATATATGTCtgcatattgtttacatgtgtACGTGCATGCTTAAcgttcagttgcaaatattttatgaatatttatgatGTGAAAAAATCAACAATGAACGCAATAGAAAGGTCGACTTGGTCGAAAGGCGGGATATTGAGACTTCAAACGGACAAGGTGGGTAAGTTGGATTAATTAGAAATTTCTGGCTGTTGCAAGAGTTCATGGACGAGCAGACATTGTAACGCGCCTACCAAATCGGGCATTGTATTTTATGCCCCCGTTCCAACAGCAAGtgtatgtatatttatattttccgTGCTACCAAACTGACACCCATGTTAGCTAGGGTTTTACCCCGTGGACGGGAGATTTTCATAACCGACCATATTTCTATATCAACCCTAGTGGTATGACCTTTTTGGGATTGCAACCCAACTATGTAGATCCAAAAACACTTGCACGTGTGTCTGAACTTGCCAAGAATAAACTCTGGACACCTTTCGATAGTGCACCAAAATATACTACTTCAACGTAGTGTACGTACAACAAAAGCACGATTTCAAATTAGTGTATTTTCACAAAACAATTCTTGTTGTGATGATACTGTTATTGAGAAAAGCTATAACACATTAGAATAATTTTATCGATTTTGTAAAATCTTTGCTTAAGGAattacaccactaattcatggtcccattgctttctatgtttaattcctccatttcaagcaggcgcagctcttttgttttaagttcaaataaagtggcaatcattgcatgtcaaagcaacactttaatatggtgtcttgtactgaataAATTAATATACCTTggaatggcatataagaaagaactggttcccggaactttggATGTACCGAAACAGGTACTttagatctgacaaacagacaaaatgtaccctctttttaaaattacgtgcagttttttttttaatattcaaaattataagtcCAACAGTGTTCTGCAATGaccaccagtccttcagctttcatttgataccaaaaataccttaatattcttcatattttgaaagttatacTCATGcttaggaactattttgtgttaaatatgtactactttctgttTCTGGCCGGGCCCGCATTAGTGGTGTCACACCTTAAAAAtaacatcattattttttttatgatcaaaagtATGTTGCGTCACATTACGAAGCTGTTACATTTTTACTGTCTTGTTTcttatatcaataatattattCTTAAATCTTGCAATATGATTCTTTCAGTATTTACCTTTCTATGTGACTAATTTGATAGACGTTTCTTTTTCCTcgtaatttagaaatattttttttctattactgTCTTTCAACAGAAATCATAAACTCTCCAACAATCAGTTCAAATCATAGCTGTCATTTTTGTATTTGGATCACATATTAGCTACTTGATTAACGGATTATTTTATCAACGTCCAGTtgctaatatttcatgcatgttcgtGACGATTAGCTTCTCGAAAAAAGGATTAGTCCTTAATGCACATTAATAATGAGTAACAATGTCAAACTTGTTGGAAAGTAGATACTACATTAACATTACATATTCAATAAAAGTCAAGTACAAATGCACTTAACATTACAACTTGGTATTACAAACTcgttatagaatgaaattcaaaacagtgtggcggtggccattgattgacacattaaattcatccattgactgggacaatttagatgaacgtttgtatgtaacgaccactgctcactatgtactttttaaagacacttaaactatggggtcaccaaaggttctcaacaccttaattaagttattcgaaaaaattaatcagaaataacacgatgttttgatttatatcaattatataaatcaaaacataaaggttattcctgattaatttttcgaaatattttttataattaaaggcgttaaaaaACCTTGGTGACccaacagtttaaatgtctatcgtaggtacgtcgtgaacagtggtcgttacagacaaacgttcacgtaaattgtcccagtcaatggatgaattcaatgtgtcaatcaatggccacagccacactgttttgaatttcattctatatgccGATTAACATGTGTTtcagtaaaagtaataaaaaaaaaactgtttgccaCTGCAAAACAAgagaaacaaataatataaaattgtttatccTTATAGTATCGCCTCAAAaaagtcgaaaaagcgagacttgGGTGTGTTCTTTCCAATGTCAACAATTAATGTAATAGTTTGTGATTAAATCAGCTGAAGGGAAACCTCTATTGTTTTTTCAAGGATATGTGGCATGCAGTTGTATGATCATGGCCACATATCATTCCGTGGAGATTGTTTTGACTCATACCTCAGTCATGATCTATTGACTGAAACTGTAATTTGCTTAGTTTACAAGTTAAATTTTGTGAATAGGTAGTTTATAGGGGAACCACTAGTGTTATGTGATttatatttagtatgcagtttaGCATTGGATCGATGtcatttcaattgaaattattttgtcTAATCCCGGCAGTTATGTTCTGTTTTATTACTTTTACAGTTGGGACATGGTTTACATGTTAAAGTTGGTGATCAGTTCAGTTTACATGTTAAAGTTGGTGATCAGGTCAGTTTACATGTTAAAGTTGGTGATCAGGTCAGTTTACATGTTAAAGTTGGTGATCAGGTCAGTTTAAGAGGTATTTGGTTTTGAGTTGCATTAGTATTCATTTTTCTAATTTCTATGGCGGTGATATAGCACAACCTTCTCATAATGGTTCATTGACGATGAAGCTTTCAATTGTAAAGTTTACATGTcaaagtgtgtgtgtgtgtgtgtgtgtgtgtgtgttcgtTTGAAGGAAACAACTGTATGTATTAAAGTTCAACAATTCTATGAGTGACAACGTATGATAAATTAATGTGGTTGTTATCTTGCATCTTCAGTCATGGATCATGTACTATATTTTTTGCATATGTTTATATGGGGATGAGatcaaataatttctgaattttttttggttggattcgtgttgctcaatgtgttgttttttatgttgtgttttgagaACTATTGTTTTTcagttgggtttttttctttatccatggcgttgtcaattaattttcgacttacgagtttgaatgtcctctggtatctttcggctctgttttacatgttaaagtattgtCAATGTAACTCTAAATTGTCATTATAGCTATATCAAATTATATGAAGGcgagaaatatatatatgtgttaacagtttattttaacCTAACCTCTATTATTTACGAaacttaaatatattttcttttgaaatctaCTAAGATATAAAAATAGGGTTAAGTGACGAATATCTAAATGTAATTACAagtatttaaaagtttttttgggGATTGAAGttccttcaataaaaaaaaatgatacaaataagGATTTACGGTGAAATGGATCACAAAACGGATGAAGTGATGACCTTTACCCAACAAACTAAACATAATCATCTTCTTTTTCAGTGCTCAGCAAATTAAGTTGATTACAATTATTAGTCGGTTTAgtcaatgtaaatatatattgtgtaAATTATAGAAAATTATGTACAAATTAATGTATGAATAATATGATTAAATTTTCTGTTCAAAACTCAGATGGGttgctttaatgaaaattattGTAGATAATTGCGGCTTGACCTTTTAAGAAATTTTAATCGATATCAGTACATGTATGTCttacagctacatgtatatatagagaaATATTACTACtgtatgtttgaaaaaaatgtagtcTTTATCATTTAATCATTTAAGTGCTTTCCTACTGCTTTCTTTTTGTTACGTTATCTGCATTAGTTGGTTGTCTGTTATCTTTTTAGATCCACTTTTGcttaagtacaaaaatgtatatagttCATTCACAGAAATATACGTATTGTTCATATATATAACCTCCTATACACCGATAGCGTTAGATACTAGTAAGTAATCTTGTATTTTCTTATACGGAAATGGAAATTATATCTTCCAATCAAACAAGTCATGAAACTCGATTTGAGTTGTCATAGATGACTTGTGTCAAGGGCTAAATAATGTATCTTCTTATCCAACATGctattataattttcaagttAAAATTTCACAACACTAGCTCGCCCGTCATCTAGGTCGAGCAACTTTTTAGATCTGCATTTACCATCGAGATTTATTATGTATTTGTCCTCGTCTGGAATATGAATGAAATGCTTTCTTATGATAAGGGAACAACATtcgaatgatatatttttttaaaattttattatctatAACATTTATTGTGAACTTGGTCTCTTcttaaaatatggatgaaatgCTTCCTACTGCCGTAAAAAAAGATTATTAAAATAAGATTACTTATTAATTgcctttaaaatttattttgaatttgttctcgtcttgaatatgaatgaaatactTCCCACTGGCCGTTAATGAAACATCATTCAAATgagatttattttgtttcattacCTATAAGATTTATTGTGAATTTGTTCTCGTcattaaatatgaatgaaatactTCCCACAGGCCGTTAATAAAACAACATCTAAATgagatttattttgtttaattgccTTTAAAATTTAATGTGAATTTGTTCTCGTCTTAAATATGAATGAAACACGTTCCACTGGCCGTTAATGAAACATCATTCAAATgagatttattttgtttcattacCTATAAGATTTATTGTGAATTTGTTTTCGtcattaaatataaatgaaagGTTTCCAGTGGCCGTTAAGGAAAAACGAAATTcaaatgagattttttttatttaattacgTTTGAATTAATTGTGTATTTGTTCTCGTCTTGAAATATGGATGAAATGCTTTCCACTGGCCGTTATGGGTACGCAATTCAAATGagattttgttttgaattacCTATAAAACTTATAGTGTATTTGTTCTCTTCTAGTTTCCAATTCCGCGTTTGTTTGGCAAACAAAAATAgagtaagaattttttttaaaagacaaaatggATAAAAAATATCGAAAAAGTAGATTGGGaaattaaaaaatacttttaatcaCATCTAGATGAACATAAACTACTAGTATATAGGTAATGTTCGAACTTATATTGCAGGTTATggaatatgcattttttttatcccaagactattgaaaaaaaacactGTGCACATATGTTATTATAGAAGTAAGACAAATATCAAACCGTATAGTATATTAAGCTAGCGAATGTATGTTTATCAGTCAGTATTATGTGGGACCTCATtgacaataattttattttaagtctTATAACATAATAGCTGTGGACATACATCGTACAGACATCACTACACAACATTTCCATAAATAATTCGGAGTAAATAAAAGTCTTATTCAATTTCTTAATCGCATTTTACTCCTACACTATTCCCGCAATACGTCTGAACATTGTCCCAATAATAgatgtttacatttttatcaaagcatatatacatgtaataacccACACACAGTGGATAAATGAGCGGAGAAAGAACTTTGAACATTAGTTTTCATTGTACAAGTATTCTTGTATTAATTAAATAACAACTTAGATAAATGATTTtcaattcatttgtttgatgtgtttgagtttttgatattgtctttaaaaaaaaattaagagactttcagttttaaatttcctaAGAGTTCGATATTTtcgttatttcactttttttttattcagaacttgttttattaaaacattcTACGCTTTGCTCGTTAGACGAACTATTGTTTTCTCGATTATACGGTGAAAACATTCAATTTAATGATCACTGACAAAGCTGATTGGCATAAACTTATTATTTACAGCGTACTTCAAAGCAAGCAGCTACATAATGGTCGAGAGTGAACCCTGAGTATCCTTTTGGTTCAAGATGTTCTAGATAAAGTGACTAAAGTCATTAAGCATATGGATCCACTTATAACCAAATGACCACACTAGCTAAAAGGTTACTCTACAAGCTATATAATTATTGTTCACAAATGTATCGCCAAttacaaataactacaaacagaAAACTTAATTATGACAATGTGGAAAATGCTAATTGTGCATAGTAACGATCTCCATGATCAGCGTTGATTTatgctaaacattacattaagGACGTACTAGTACTATTACTAGGAATAAATAAGTACTTGAAAAATTGAtgtgaaaaaatgtttttcgtttaactaaacattttaatttatttcgcTCCTGCAGGAATATggaattttacatgtattttgaagATATTTAGTTTATTAAAGTAACATAATAAGTATGCGGGTAACTAATGCATGAAATAAATCAGCTACCTTACATATCTATGGTACATCATTCAGTCACAATAAATGTGATGCATGAGACGTACATTTATTCGAAACAAAAGAGCAACGAATCTATATCGGAGTATCATAGAGAAGAATAGAAAAAAGTTAACTTTGTTGTGCATTGAAATGGAAGATTCAGATGTCAGTGAATCGTCAAACAGTTTAAACGATTCTTTGAATACATCAGACATTACTTTGGAATATCTAAATGATGTCGAAACTGAAAGGAGAATTGTTCCTATAGTTTATCTAACAATATTGTGTATCCTTGGGACGATAGGAAATCTGTTGATCATGTACGTTTATTTGATCAAATTCAGGAGAAAAGCAACACATCGTACGTTCATTGTTGCCCTAGCTATTGCAGACTTCCTTGTATGTAGTTTTGCTATACCTTTTGAGATATTCCAAATGACAAGGGAATACACATTTAATGCCGAATGGCTCTGTAAATTTTTCCGCatgtttaaaaacagttttacGTTATCTTCTGCGTTAATATTAATCGGACTGTCCGTTAATAGATACCGGTCAATTTGTTATCCTCTCAAAACCCAACTTACATATTGTCAAGCCTTAAAATGTATTGTGTGTCTAGTATGCTTCGCTTCAGTTTTTGCTTCTCCAGAAATATTTTTGACTggaattaaaatacataaacttGAAAACAATTTAGTTGGTAAGGATTGCTCGGATTCTTCAGAGTATGAACATACAATGTATCCTATGATATATGGTACGACTCAAATGGTATTATACATTCTCTGTACCATATCCTTATTAGTCATGTGTCTCTTGATTGGACGACAGATAATGCGACACGTGACGTTTCGTGACCAATTCAGattgtcaaaaatatttaaaacaacttCTAAGGAAACCTCAGTTTCAACGTCAACAATGGTTGGGATAGAAAAGGGGTCAAGTACCAAAAAACGTGTGAAAGATAGATTATTCAGtcataaaaaacacaaaacatctTCTCATAAAAGGATAAATTCCCCAACAAAGGTGACACGAACAGCCCTTGTTGTTAGTATATGTTtcgttattttatatttaccttATATTACTATGAAAATACTTTCTGCTGTTACGGAGGGACACATTATGCCACCTAGTAAATTGGCATCTATCATAATGCCTACGCTTTCGAGGACACATTTTATGAACAAtgttgttaattttattatatatttgaaaatggaTTTATCGTTCCGGAGACAATGCAAGGAATTATTAGTAACATTCATTTCAATATTTGTCAAAAAAGTAATaatttc from Mytilus edulis chromosome 7, xbMytEdul2.2, whole genome shotgun sequence encodes the following:
- the LOC139483099 gene encoding thyrotropin-releasing hormone receptor-like, which gives rise to MRRTFIRNKRATNLYRSIIEKNRKKLTLLCIEMEDSDVSESSNSLNDSLNTSDITLEYLNDVETERRIVPIVYLTILCILGTIGNLLIMYVYLIKFRRKATHRTFIVALAIADFLVCSFAIPFEIFQMTREYTFNAEWLCKFFRMFKNSFTLSSALILIGLSVNRYRSICYPLKTQLTYCQALKCIVCLVCFASVFASPEIFLTGIKIHKLENNLVGKDCSDSSEYEHTMYPMIYGTTQMVLYILCTISLLVMCLLIGRQIMRHVTFRDQFRLSKIFKTTSKETSVSTSTMVGIEKGSSTKKRVKDRLFSHKKHKTSSHKRINSPTKVTRTALVVSICFVILYLPYITMKILSAVTEGHIMPPSKLASIIMPTLSRTHFMNNVVNFIIYLKMDLSFRRQCKELLVTFISIFVKKVIIS